One Cololabis saira isolate AMF1-May2022 chromosome 18, fColSai1.1, whole genome shotgun sequence genomic region harbors:
- the LOC133464552 gene encoding hormonally up-regulated neu tumor-associated kinase — MPAAAVKPSEDRVAEGGGPQWGPSGLNHERPPLPALKVPGELLRSFPHSKRVGSYLVGKMINKGSFAKVMEGLHIGTGEKVAIKVIDKKKARQDSYVLKNMKREPRIHQMVRHPHVVVLLETLETENSYYMVMELCAGGDLMDRICERKRLEEKEVRRYTRQILSAVGHLHKHGVVHRDLKIENFLLDEHNNIKIVDFGLSNALRADSLSLELLSTQCGSPAYAAPELLAHRKYGPKVDVWSIGVSMFAMLTGTLPFTVEPFNIKQLHQKMVNREISSIPSDISKGAASFMKSLLEPDPDKRPSVRVAMEERWINEGYAKKPLHTLSHENRLCPEDLNSSVLASMTETLGYSLPEITHTLTTNRPSAIMASYHLLLGKLNRRQKAAKAGKKLEENDWSLPSAWKDSTKTQHQREPTNEKSLKQFSRPLRVQQNSDCQNRRRNVELLRKDHREDDENRPPSPSLPQLPHSASPTVPQRPPSPSPAPPSGGDGGNQELAITLDTKDPLFPEVFGDRELVHLSPPKSPASKLCDSAPCQVPSSTEPIRESGPSRPIRHAHLLRTTQSDGSADPGSDFFRDKCHQDGSHHLSINERLEKLQMFYSSEKSGISPRMPLGAEVHAAHSSDRGHTGTMEAAQTSPSAPLPRLRHVGLKHGRERKMTWVGLSQPGPPRLLVNGCRPPAFPSQKQHTLTIKSLGQEKGKRKDLPAAGGGERAGEGMSVAKRNSVQLGSSLQGRVADLNLPLLPAALPGKPDRKNQVHGMDY, encoded by the exons ATGCCAGCTGCAGCAGTGAAGCCTTCGGAGGACAGGGTTGCAGAGGGAGGGGGGCCCCAGTGGGGACCCTCCGGGCTGAACCATGAGCGTCCGCCTCTGCCCGCCCTGAAAGTCCCCGGAGAGCTGCTGCGGAGCTTCCCTCACTCCAAACGAGTGGGATCTTACCTTGTTGGGAAGATGATCAACAAGGGCTCGTTCGCCAAAGTGATGGAAGGCCTGCACATCGGCACGGGGGAGAAG gtTGCCATCAAAGTGATAGACAAGAAGAAAGCACGCCAAGACTCTTATGTGCTAAAAAACATGAAGAGGGAACCTCGAATTCATCAGATGGTTCGCCATCCTCACGTTGTAGTTCTTCTGGAG ACTCTGGAGACGGAGAACAGCTACTACATGGTGATGGAGCTGTGTGCGGGAGGAGACCTGATGGACAGGATCTGCGAGAGGAAGAGGCTCGAGGAGAAGGAGGTGCGGCGATACACCCGACAGATCCTCTCTGCAGTGGGACACCTGCACAAACACGGCGTCGTCCACAG AGATTTAAAGATTGAAAACTTCCTCCTGGATGAACACAACAACATAAAGATCGTAG ACTTTGGCCTCAGCAACGCGCTGAGGGCTGACTCTCTATCTCTGGAGCTGCTCAGCACCCAGTGCGGAAGTCCGGCCTACGCCGCCCCTGAGCTGCTGGCTCACAGGAAGTACGGCCCCAAAGTGGACGTCTGGTCCAT cgGTGTGAGCATGTTCGCCATGCTGACAGGGACGCTACCTTTCACTGTGGAGCCTTTCAATATCAAACAGCTGCACCAGAAGATGGTGAACAGAGAGATCAGCAGCATCCCCAGCGACATCAGCAAAG GTGCAGCATCTTTTATGAAGTCTCTGTTGGAGCCGGATCCAGATAAGAGACCCAGCGTCAGAGTGGCGATGGAGGAGAGGTGGATAAACGAGGGATACGCCAAGAAGCCCCTGCACACACTCTCTCATGAAAACAG GTTGTGTCCGGAGGATCTCAACTCATCTGTGCTGGCGTCCATGACAGAGACGCTGGGCTACTCCCTCCCTGAAATCACGCACACGCTCACCACCAACAGGCCCTCGGCCATCATGGCCTCCTACCACCTGCTGCTCGGCAAACTCAACAGGCGCCAGAAGGCAGCCAAGGCTGGCAAG AAGTTGGAGGAGAACGACTGGAGTCTTCCAAGCGCGTGGAAAGACTCAACAAAAACTCAACACCAG AGGGAACCGACCAATGAGAAAAGCCTGAAGCAGTTCAGCAGACCTCTGCGGGTCCAGCAGAACAGTGACTGTCAGAACAGGAGGAGGAACGTGGAGCTGCTCAGGAAGGACCACAGAGAAGACGATGAGAACCGTCCTCCATCTCCTTCTCTGCCTCAGCTTCCTCACTCCGCTTCCCCCACTGTTCCCCAACgccctccctccccctcccctgCACCTCCGTCTGGAGGGGACGGGGGGAATCAGGAGCTTGCCATCACCCTGGACACAAAAGACCCGCTGTTTCCTGAAG TGTTTGGAGACAGAGAACTCGTCCATCTTTCCCCTCCTAAAAGCCCTGCATCAAAGCTTTGCGACTCTGCCCCTTGCCAAGTCCCGTCATCCACCGAGCCGATCCGAGAAAGCGGCCCGTCCAGGCCGATCCGCCACGCTCACCTGCTCAGGACGACCCAGTCGGACGGCTCCGCGGACCCCGGCTCGGACTTCTTCCGCGACAAATGCCACCAAGACGGCTCTCATCACTTGAGCATCAACGAGCGTCTGGAGAAGCTGCAGATGTTTTACTCCTCGGAGAAGAGCGGCATCTCTCCCAGAATGCCCCTGGGAGCTGAGGTGCATGCCGCGCACTCCTCGGACAGAGGTCACACGGGGACCATGGAGGCAGCACAGACGTCGCCGTCTGCTCCCCTCCCTCGCTTGCGACACGTAGGCCTGAAACACGGGCGGGAGAGGAAAATGACCTGGGTTGGGCTGAGCCAGCCCGGGCCACCGAGACTCCTCGTGAACGGGTGCAGACCTCCAGCGTTCCCCTCACAGAAGCAACATACTTTGACCATCAAGAGCCTCGGGCAGGAGAAAGGGAAGAGAAAGGATCTGCCTGCAGCGGGAGGAGGCGAGAGAGCAGGAGAAGGGATGAGTGTAGCCAAGAGGAACTCTGTCCAGTTAGGTTCGTCTTTACAGGGCCGGGTGGCAGACCTGAacctgccccttcttcctgcAGCCCTGCCGGGGAAACCTGACCGAAAGAATCAGGTGCACGGTATGGACTACTGA